From Bifidobacterium sp. ESL0790, one genomic window encodes:
- a CDS encoding TatD family hydrolase — protein MSKRHRDRSWAPAPEPLPADAQVIDNHTHIESVPPFAEEMNRQAIERDQPPVPVHSVGEELERAKAVGVEGVIEVGCELPNLKVAVQVALDHPDCVHNALAIHPNEAVLHGHRGVPGPDGLPLKYQPWHDVSFEDALAEVHRLATKYPEQVVAIGETGMDLFRTGEAAKEIQRDAFRAHIALAKELNLPMQIHDRDAHKEVVETLLADGAPERTVFHSYAADTEVAEIAREHGWYLSFSGTASFKGNEEIRNSAAIVGLDHIMVETDAPYLTPMPYRGRTNAPYMIPYTLKALADTMNLPIGEIAKATRRTTRAVYGI, from the coding sequence ATGAGCAAACGACATCGTGACCGAAGCTGGGCGCCGGCGCCCGAGCCATTGCCGGCCGACGCGCAGGTGATCGACAACCACACCCACATCGAATCCGTCCCGCCTTTCGCCGAGGAGATGAACCGGCAGGCCATCGAGCGCGACCAGCCGCCCGTGCCGGTCCACAGCGTCGGCGAGGAGCTTGAGCGGGCCAAGGCCGTGGGCGTCGAAGGCGTCATCGAGGTGGGCTGCGAGCTGCCGAACCTCAAGGTGGCGGTGCAGGTGGCGCTCGACCACCCCGATTGCGTCCACAACGCCCTGGCGATCCATCCCAACGAGGCGGTGCTGCACGGCCATCGCGGCGTGCCCGGCCCCGACGGCTTGCCGCTGAAATACCAGCCGTGGCATGACGTGAGTTTCGAGGACGCGCTCGCGGAAGTCCACCGCCTGGCCACGAAATACCCCGAGCAGGTCGTGGCGATCGGTGAGACAGGCATGGACCTGTTCCGCACCGGCGAGGCCGCCAAGGAGATTCAACGTGACGCCTTCCGCGCCCATATCGCCCTGGCCAAGGAACTCAACCTGCCGATGCAGATCCACGACCGCGACGCCCACAAGGAGGTCGTCGAGACCCTGCTGGCCGACGGCGCCCCTGAGCGCACCGTCTTCCACAGCTACGCCGCCGACACCGAGGTCGCCGAGATCGCGCGTGAGCACGGCTGGTACCTGAGCTTCTCGGGAACCGCGAGTTTCAAAGGCAACGAGGAGATTCGCAATTCCGCCGCGATCGTGGGCCTCGACCATATCATGGTGGAGACCGACGCCCCCTATCTCACACCCATGCCCTATCGTGGCCGCACCAACGCGCCATATATGATTCCTTACACCCTGAAGGCGCTCGCCGACACGATGAATTTACCGATAGGCGAGATAGCCAAGGCGACGCGACGCACCACGAGGGCCGTTTACGGTATATAA